In the Juglans microcarpa x Juglans regia isolate MS1-56 chromosome 6D, Jm3101_v1.0, whole genome shotgun sequence genome, one interval contains:
- the LOC121234006 gene encoding keratin-associated protein 6-2-like, which yields MALVVRGFGTGIGFGSSSGSGFGGQGVGTAYGYGNGGGGDRGGGVGVGFGSGFGGQGVGSGYGYGGQGIGAGWGTGIGSGGGSQFGSEFGAGGGYGAGGGASFGSSIGVGFGHKLNSNMKNQGFGACPPNWGTPPDCGSFQPPASRCGGCQTPIFGPCCQPSPCQCNNPPGIGMPQGHGSYAAQEAHEPEKSKEDAEPIPPNSSPEQDNEAHH from the coding sequence ATGGCTTTGGTGGTCAGGGGTTTTGGAACTGGCATTGGCTTTGGTAGCAGTAGCGGTAGTGGTTTTGGTGGTCAAGGAGTAGGAACTGCCTATGGCTATggcaatggtggtggtggtgatcgGGGGGGAGGAGTTGGTGTTGGCTTTGGTAGTGGTTTTGGTGGTCAAGGAGTAGGAAGTGGCTATGGTTATGGTGGACAAGGGATAGGAGCTGGTTGGGGGACCGGCATTGGGTCTGGAGGAGGTAGTCAATTTGGATCAGAATTTGGTGCTGGAGGGGGTTATGGCGCAGGAGGTGGAGCTAGTTTTGGTTCAAGTATTGGGGTTGGATTCGGGCATAAACTTAATAGTAACATGAAAAATCAAGGTTTTGGAGCTTGTCCTCCTAACTGGGGTACTCCACCTGATTGCGGTAGCTTTCAACCTCCTGCATCTAGATGCGGTGGCTGTCAAACCCCTATTTTTGGACCATGTTGTCAACCTTCTCCATGTCAATGCAACAATCCTCCGGGTATAGGGATGCCGCAAGGGCATGGAAGTTATGCTGCACAAGAAGCCCATGAGCCTGAAAAGAGCAAGGAAGATGCTGAACCTATCCCACCAAACTCGTCACCTGAGCAAGACAATGAAGCCCACCACTAG